A genome region from Baekduia alba includes the following:
- a CDS encoding YaaA family protein, whose translation MLVLLPPSEGKRAPDAGAPIDLATLTFPALTPRREKALRGLVKLANGSRKRAVENLGLSAGQAAEVDRDAALPTAPAAPAGEVYTGVLFQHLDLPSLTPAARARAHEQVLVASALWGVVALDDRIPAYRLSIGARIPALTRSGLAAWWKPALAATLPDDTGQLVVDMRSGGYAAAWRPRRATLIEVKASTANGRPISHMAKAVRGTVTRGLLMERRAATTPEDVAAVAERGADVGRVELHPPARPGAAWVVNVVASN comes from the coding sequence GTGCTCGTCCTCCTGCCGCCCTCCGAGGGCAAGCGCGCGCCGGACGCCGGCGCACCGATCGACCTCGCGACGCTGACCTTCCCCGCGCTCACGCCGCGGCGCGAGAAGGCGCTGCGCGGGCTGGTCAAGCTGGCGAACGGGTCGCGCAAGCGGGCGGTCGAGAACCTCGGGCTGAGCGCGGGGCAGGCGGCGGAGGTCGACCGCGACGCCGCGCTGCCGACCGCCCCCGCCGCGCCGGCCGGCGAGGTCTACACCGGCGTGCTCTTCCAACACCTGGACCTCCCGAGCCTCACGCCCGCCGCGCGCGCCCGCGCCCACGAGCAGGTGCTCGTCGCCTCTGCCCTCTGGGGCGTCGTCGCGCTCGACGACCGGATCCCGGCCTACCGCCTGTCGATCGGCGCGCGGATCCCGGCGTTGACGCGGTCCGGGCTCGCGGCCTGGTGGAAGCCGGCGCTGGCCGCGACGCTCCCGGACGACACCGGCCAGCTCGTCGTCGACATGCGCTCCGGCGGCTACGCGGCCGCCTGGCGGCCCCGGCGCGCGACGCTGATCGAGGTCAAGGCCTCGACCGCGAACGGCAGGCCGATCTCCCACATGGCCAAGGCGGTGCGCGGGACGGTCACGCGCGGGCTGTTGATGGAGCGGCGCGCGGCGACGACGCCGGAGGACGTGGCGGCGGTGGCCGAGCGCGGCGCGGACGTGGGACGCGTCGAGCTGCACCCGCCCGCCCGGCCGGGCGCCGCGTGGGTGGTCAACGTGGTCGCGTCGAACTAG
- the tilS gene encoding tRNA lysidine(34) synthetase TilS, with protein sequence MEPGELVERVRETGLLGPPVVVLLSGGRDSTCLLHVVVGLMGTERVRALHVDYGLRGAASDADREHCVELCEELEVSLQVERAARPAGASGNTQAWARDLRYAVGARTIAAWRDDAILAAGHTLSDQVETILYRLAVSPGRRALLGMEAARGRLVRPLLAAEITRAQTAAYCLDRRLAWREDAANLDRRYARARVREDLLPALRAVDDRAEVNVLRTAQLLREEAAVLDEVVAEALRAGRGAAIARDALAGLPAALGRLVLRRLAEDATGGLCPRAAARLGDVLALGPDGALDLGDGARAIVAAGVVRVGRTPARGPKR encoded by the coding sequence ATGGAGCCGGGCGAGCTCGTCGAGCGGGTGCGGGAGACGGGGCTTCTGGGTCCGCCCGTCGTGGTCCTGCTCTCGGGCGGGCGGGACTCGACGTGCCTGCTGCACGTCGTGGTCGGCCTGATGGGGACCGAGCGCGTCCGGGCGCTGCACGTCGACTACGGGTTGCGCGGCGCGGCGTCGGACGCCGACCGCGAGCACTGCGTCGAGCTGTGCGAGGAGCTGGAGGTGTCGCTGCAGGTCGAGCGCGCGGCGCGACCCGCGGGAGCTTCGGGCAACACGCAGGCGTGGGCGCGCGACCTGCGCTACGCGGTCGGCGCGCGGACGATCGCGGCGTGGCGCGACGACGCGATCCTGGCCGCCGGCCACACGCTCTCCGACCAGGTCGAGACGATCCTCTACCGGCTCGCCGTCTCGCCCGGCCGGCGCGCGCTGCTGGGGATGGAGGCGGCGCGCGGGCGCCTCGTCCGCCCGCTGCTCGCCGCCGAGATCACGCGCGCGCAGACCGCGGCCTACTGCCTGGACCGCCGGCTGGCGTGGCGCGAGGACGCCGCGAACCTGGACAGGAGGTACGCACGCGCGCGGGTGCGCGAGGACCTCCTGCCGGCGCTGCGCGCCGTCGACGACCGCGCCGAGGTCAACGTCCTGCGCACCGCGCAGCTGCTGCGCGAGGAGGCGGCGGTCCTCGACGAGGTCGTCGCCGAGGCGCTGCGGGCCGGCCGCGGCGCGGCGATCGCGCGCGACGCGCTCGCCGGGTTGCCGGCCGCGCTGGGCCGGCTGGTGCTCCGGCGTCTGGCCGAGGACGCCACCGGCGGGCTGTGTCCGCGGGCGGCGGCGCGCCTGGGAGACGTGCTCGCGCTGGGCCCCGACGGCGCGCTCGACCTCGGCGACGGGGCCCGCGCGATCGTCGCCGCCGGGGTGGTCCGGGTGGGGCGGACGCCCGCGCGCGGGCCGAAGCGTTAG
- the hpt gene encoding hypoxanthine phosphoribosyltransferase, translated as MRDPQIGEILVQPDDLKQKVREIGQQISADYAERDLLLVCVLKGAVFFLADLMRHIDIPCEVDFMAVSSYGSETDSSGVVRILKDLDRPIAGRDVLIVEDIVDSGLTLQYLLRNLGAREPASLEVCALLTKPDRRKVELPTRYVGFEIPDKFAIGYGLDVAERYRNLPYVAALTDE; from the coding sequence ATGCGGGACCCCCAGATCGGCGAGATCCTCGTCCAGCCCGACGACCTCAAGCAGAAGGTCCGTGAGATCGGCCAGCAGATCTCGGCCGACTACGCGGAGCGCGACCTGCTGCTCGTGTGCGTCCTCAAGGGGGCGGTCTTCTTCCTGGCCGACCTCATGCGCCACATCGACATCCCGTGCGAGGTCGACTTCATGGCCGTCTCCTCCTACGGATCCGAGACGGACTCCAGCGGCGTCGTGCGCATCCTCAAGGACCTCGACCGGCCGATCGCCGGGCGCGACGTCCTGATCGTCGAGGACATCGTCGACTCCGGCCTGACGCTGCAGTACCTGCTGCGGAACCTCGGTGCACGGGAACCTGCATCGCTCGAGGTCTGCGCGCTGCTGACCAAGCCGGACCGGCGCAAGGTCGAGCTCCCGACCCGCTACGTGGGCTTCGAGATCCCGGACAAGTTCGCGATCGGCTACGGCCTCGACGTGGCCGAGCGCTACCGAAACCTCCCCTACGTCGCCGCGTTGACGGACGAGTAG
- a CDS encoding lytic murein transglycosylase, which yields MRRRKLLIGLMSAGAFTAGFGAAVFPASAQLRTITVTLLGGQTVTVQVDDTTDTTATTGTDTSPAVSTPAASVTTDTPAPPPADTGTSSSPTPAPAPAETTQTSPAPADPGTATSTAPAPAPAAPSTAAPATESVPGSTDSAPSASAGGQQAQKTVGKALRKATGQDAQSKNDKADGQPDASAIRGGDGVPTAANPTFSQALPGAAAIGVPNFFIDKFRIPPFLLPIYQAAGIEYGVRWEVLAGINEIETDYGRNLNVSTAGALGWMQFMPSTWKQYGVDANHDGKKDPFNPVDAIFAAARYLKAAGADTDVRKAIFAYNHADWYVDSVLMRARLIGGLPADLVGSLTGLTQGHFPVSAKATYADDLSEREINQKIAKGHNAAVPVEANTSRRGINIYAKAGSPAIATQDGKVVKVGKTKRLGRFIQLQDVYGNTYTYAHLKKVATAYAVPKAEKVSKAQVAKELGLPKKDPKPTEAASAGSQPKAETASAKTKKDTTAAARTKTAANVSQVATDTGAGSAQATTSKERAFANPSRPASYKSGGEEQLLNREFQSGGTSYQAQFTKVLGLDSKDVTIKKLKVGSKVVAGTILGRVGKTQKHVASHLLFEIRPAGKGAPRVDPKPILDGWKLLESTAIYRAAGKNPFFGPDAKNPSIGQVLLMSKESLQKRVLDDPRISVYDCGRRDIQAGNIDRRVLATLEFLASSGLKPTISALECGHSLMTTSGNVSEHSSGSAVDIAAINGIPILGHQGEGSITDMTIRRLLTLQGTMKPHQIISLMTFDGADNTLALPDHNDHIHVGFRPLYGSDSKLGRQLNSALKPKQWIKLIDRLGDIDNPKVLTSPSKYAIDDPKTSTSSAERASDAHVGE from the coding sequence ATGAGACGGCGCAAGCTGCTGATCGGACTCATGTCCGCCGGAGCATTCACGGCGGGCTTTGGCGCTGCCGTTTTCCCGGCGTCGGCGCAGCTGCGCACCATCACGGTGACGCTGCTCGGCGGCCAGACCGTCACGGTCCAGGTCGACGACACGACCGACACGACCGCGACCACGGGCACCGACACGAGCCCGGCCGTCTCCACGCCCGCCGCGTCGGTCACGACCGACACGCCGGCGCCGCCGCCCGCCGACACGGGCACGAGCTCCTCTCCCACGCCCGCACCCGCGCCCGCGGAGACGACGCAGACGTCCCCGGCGCCCGCCGATCCGGGCACCGCGACCAGCACCGCTCCAGCTCCGGCGCCCGCCGCGCCGAGCACCGCGGCACCGGCCACGGAGTCGGTCCCGGGCTCGACCGACAGCGCCCCGTCGGCCTCGGCCGGCGGCCAGCAGGCCCAGAAGACGGTCGGCAAGGCGCTGCGCAAGGCGACCGGCCAGGACGCCCAGTCCAAGAACGACAAGGCCGACGGCCAGCCCGACGCCAGCGCGATCCGCGGCGGCGACGGCGTCCCGACCGCGGCCAACCCCACCTTCTCGCAGGCGCTTCCGGGCGCCGCGGCCATCGGCGTCCCGAACTTCTTCATCGACAAGTTCCGCATCCCGCCCTTCCTGCTGCCGATCTACCAGGCCGCCGGCATCGAATACGGCGTGCGCTGGGAGGTCCTGGCCGGCATCAACGAGATCGAGACCGACTACGGCCGCAACCTCAACGTCTCGACCGCCGGCGCCCTGGGCTGGATGCAGTTCATGCCCTCGACGTGGAAGCAGTACGGCGTCGACGCCAACCACGACGGCAAGAAGGACCCCTTCAACCCCGTCGACGCGATCTTCGCCGCCGCGCGCTACCTCAAGGCCGCCGGCGCCGACACCGACGTACGCAAGGCGATCTTCGCCTACAACCACGCCGACTGGTACGTCGACTCCGTCCTCATGCGCGCCCGCCTCATCGGCGGCCTGCCCGCCGACCTCGTCGGCTCACTCACCGGCCTGACCCAGGGCCACTTCCCGGTCAGCGCCAAGGCGACCTACGCCGACGACCTCTCCGAGCGCGAGATCAACCAGAAGATCGCCAAGGGCCACAACGCGGCCGTGCCGGTCGAGGCCAACACGAGCCGCCGCGGGATCAACATCTACGCGAAGGCCGGCTCGCCCGCGATCGCCACGCAGGACGGCAAGGTCGTCAAGGTCGGCAAGACCAAGCGCCTGGGCCGCTTCATCCAGCTGCAGGACGTCTACGGCAACACCTACACGTACGCGCACCTGAAGAAGGTCGCCACGGCGTACGCGGTGCCGAAGGCCGAGAAGGTCTCCAAGGCGCAGGTCGCCAAGGAGCTCGGGCTCCCCAAGAAGGACCCGAAGCCGACCGAGGCCGCCAGCGCCGGCAGCCAGCCGAAGGCCGAGACGGCGTCCGCCAAGACCAAGAAGGACACGACGGCCGCCGCGCGCACCAAGACCGCAGCCAACGTCTCGCAGGTCGCCACCGACACCGGCGCCGGCTCGGCGCAGGCCACGACCTCCAAGGAGCGCGCGTTCGCCAACCCGTCGCGCCCCGCGTCCTACAAGTCCGGCGGCGAGGAGCAGCTCCTCAACCGCGAGTTCCAGTCCGGCGGCACGAGCTACCAGGCGCAGTTCACCAAGGTCCTGGGCCTGGACAGCAAGGACGTCACGATCAAGAAGCTCAAGGTGGGCTCCAAGGTCGTCGCCGGCACGATCCTCGGCCGCGTGGGCAAGACGCAGAAGCACGTCGCGTCGCACCTCCTCTTCGAGATCCGCCCCGCGGGCAAGGGCGCGCCGCGGGTCGATCCCAAGCCGATCCTCGACGGCTGGAAGCTGCTCGAGTCCACCGCGATCTACCGCGCGGCGGGCAAGAACCCCTTCTTCGGCCCCGACGCCAAGAACCCGTCCATCGGCCAGGTCCTGCTGATGAGCAAGGAGTCGCTGCAGAAGCGCGTCCTCGACGATCCGCGGATCAGCGTCTATGACTGCGGGCGCCGCGACATCCAGGCCGGCAACATCGACCGCCGCGTGCTCGCCACGCTCGAGTTCCTCGCCTCCTCGGGCCTGAAGCCCACCATCTCGGCCCTCGAGTGCGGCCACTCGCTGATGACGACCTCGGGCAACGTCTCTGAGCACTCGTCGGGCAGCGCCGTCGACATCGCCGCCATCAACGGCATCCCGATCCTCGGCCACCAAGGCGAGGGCTCGATCACCGACATGACGATCCGCCGGCTCCTGACGCTCCAAGGCACGATGAAGCCCCACCAGATCATCAGCCTCATGACCTTCGACGGCGCCGACAACACGCTCGCGCTGCCCGACCACAACGACCACATCCACGTCGGGTTCCGCCCGCTGTACGGCTCGGACTCCAAGCTCGGCCGCCAGCTGAACTCGGCGCTGAAGCCCAAGCAGTGGATCAAGCTGATCGACCGCCTCGGCGACATCGACAACCCGAAGGTCCTCACGTCGCCGTCGAAGTACGCGATCGACGACCCGAAGACCTCCACGTCGTCGGCCGAGCGGGCCAGCGACGCGCACGTCGGCGAGTAG
- the fdhD gene encoding formate dehydrogenase accessory sulfurtransferase FdhD, whose amino-acid sequence MAGGEAIRMHEPVVRDGDVEDRVAVEEPLEIRVRGRALAVTMRTPGHDEELAVGFLHGEGLLAGAVAAVGPTPDFANNVVDVDAPLTDGARERRFYTTSSCGVCGKGALEEVAVHADPLPPGAPVIARALLAALPDRLRQPGFDVTGGLHATGLFDAAGTLLCVREDVGRHNAMDKVVGRALLDGALPLGDRVLCVSGRLSFELVQKAAVAGCPVLVGVGAPSSLAVSLAADRGMTLAGFARGDRVNVYTDAGRVTPPADTRSRTAGRPAR is encoded by the coding sequence ATGGCCGGCGGCGAGGCGATCCGGATGCACGAGCCCGTGGTGCGCGATGGCGACGTGGAGGATCGCGTCGCCGTGGAGGAGCCGTTGGAGATCCGCGTGCGCGGGCGGGCGCTGGCGGTCACGATGCGCACGCCGGGCCACGACGAGGAGCTGGCCGTCGGCTTCCTGCACGGCGAGGGCCTGCTCGCGGGAGCGGTCGCGGCGGTCGGCCCGACGCCCGACTTCGCCAACAACGTCGTGGACGTCGACGCGCCGCTGACCGACGGCGCGCGCGAGCGGCGCTTCTACACCACGTCGTCGTGCGGCGTGTGCGGCAAGGGCGCGCTGGAGGAGGTGGCGGTCCACGCCGATCCGCTGCCGCCCGGCGCGCCGGTGATCGCCCGCGCGCTGCTCGCCGCCCTCCCGGACCGCCTGCGCCAGCCGGGCTTCGACGTCACCGGCGGCCTGCACGCGACCGGCCTCTTCGACGCCGCCGGCACGCTGCTCTGCGTCCGCGAGGACGTCGGCCGGCACAACGCCATGGACAAGGTCGTCGGCCGCGCGCTGCTGGACGGCGCGCTGCCGCTCGGCGACCGCGTCCTCTGCGTCTCGGGCCGGCTGTCCTTCGAGCTGGTCCAGAAGGCCGCGGTCGCCGGCTGCCCCGTCCTGGTCGGCGTCGGGGCGCCCTCCTCGCTGGCCGTCTCGCTCGCCGCCGACCGCGGGATGACGCTGGCGGGCTTCGCCCGCGGCGACCGCGTCAACGTCTACACGGACGCCGGCCGCGTCACGCCGCCCGCGGACACGCGATCTCGAACAGCAGGTCGCCCAGCGCGGTGA
- a CDS encoding NAD-dependent epimerase/dehydratase family protein: MLPTRRVLITGVSGPLGARVAARVAADPAVEHVIGVDSRRPPAPLADRITYVEADLRRDDLQQILKLASPHVVVHHDIVQFPEPGRSVRGLHDLNVIGTLQLLAACGDLPGLRALVVRGSASIYGSAPDAPAFFTEGLARSATLRTRFQRDVGELERLVEAFARRHPAVTCTVLRLQPVIGASVDTPIMRLFRAPVVPTFLGFDPRLQFVLDEDAIGAVAAAVATPVRGAVNVAGDGTVSLARSLRRLGKRALPIAAPLYGLTVATLARAGVVPPLNEDVIRYLRNGRGVDTTRMRRDLRFVPTHTTAQAIDAVAASIRREAAVA; encoded by the coding sequence GTGCTGCCGACGCGCCGGGTCCTCATCACGGGCGTGTCCGGACCGCTCGGCGCGCGCGTCGCCGCGCGCGTGGCCGCCGACCCCGCGGTCGAGCACGTCATCGGCGTGGACTCGCGCCGCCCGCCGGCGCCGCTGGCCGACCGCATCACCTACGTCGAGGCCGACCTGCGCCGCGACGACCTCCAGCAGATCCTCAAGCTCGCCTCGCCGCACGTCGTCGTCCATCACGACATCGTCCAGTTCCCCGAGCCTGGGCGCTCGGTGCGCGGGCTGCACGACCTCAACGTGATCGGGACGCTCCAGCTGCTCGCGGCCTGCGGCGACCTGCCGGGGCTGCGCGCGCTGGTCGTGCGCGGCAGCGCGTCGATCTACGGCTCGGCGCCCGACGCGCCCGCGTTCTTCACCGAGGGCTTGGCGCGGTCCGCCACGTTGCGCACGCGCTTCCAGCGCGACGTCGGCGAGCTCGAGCGGCTGGTCGAGGCGTTCGCGCGCCGCCATCCGGCGGTGACCTGCACGGTGCTGCGCCTGCAGCCGGTCATCGGCGCGAGCGTCGACACGCCGATCATGCGCCTGTTCCGCGCGCCCGTCGTCCCGACGTTCCTGGGCTTTGACCCGCGCCTGCAGTTCGTGCTCGACGAGGACGCGATCGGCGCCGTCGCCGCGGCGGTCGCGACGCCGGTGCGCGGCGCGGTCAACGTCGCGGGCGACGGCACCGTCTCGCTCGCCCGCTCGCTGCGCCGGCTGGGCAAGCGCGCGCTGCCGATCGCGGCGCCGCTGTACGGGCTGACGGTCGCGACGCTGGCCCGGGCGGGCGTCGTGCCGCCGCTCAATGAGGACGTCATCCGCTACCTGCGCAACGGGCGCGGCGTGGACACGACCCGGATGCGCCGGGACCTGCGCTTCGTCCCGACCCACACCACCGCGCAGGCGATCGACGCCGTGGCCGCGAGCATCCGCCGCGAGGCGGCGGTCGCATGA
- a CDS encoding MerR family transcriptional regulator, with the protein MSDGARTTLADIARRAGVTPPTLRRWVASGLVPAAEDGELTAASLASARVVARLRERGFSLGEIREATESGKLASSYIEGLLPDAPARWTLEKAAGETGLEPALIERIFTSMGFGAQGLDHLSDDDVQLLRYAAAVLAAGLPLVAFLQLVRVYGQAMSQIADAEVRLFHLYVHEPLMREGVPGWEMAEEMEGLAREILPLASPIMDHAHNRFLQHYVEQDVIGHMEADLGDGGGRDWVLGRLRVAIAFADLAGYTRLTEEVGDEEALSAVERFVEQVELSLPDDARIIKTIGDEVMVVGSDAGALLDWAVRFQEDVAAWPLPRIGIHYGETLYRDGDYYGREVNQASRVAARAGGGEVLATQPVIDQARPGLELQRIGAVRLKGFTEATELFLARSGDRRGKGRRG; encoded by the coding sequence ATGAGCGACGGTGCGCGCACGACGCTGGCCGACATCGCGCGGCGCGCCGGCGTCACGCCGCCCACGCTGCGGCGCTGGGTCGCCAGCGGCCTCGTCCCGGCCGCCGAGGACGGCGAGCTCACCGCGGCGTCGCTGGCGAGCGCCCGCGTCGTGGCGCGCCTGCGCGAGCGCGGCTTCTCGCTCGGGGAGATCCGCGAGGCGACGGAGTCCGGCAAGCTCGCGTCGTCCTACATCGAGGGCCTGCTGCCCGACGCGCCGGCGCGCTGGACGCTGGAGAAGGCCGCGGGCGAGACCGGGCTCGAGCCGGCGCTGATCGAGCGGATCTTCACGTCGATGGGCTTCGGCGCCCAGGGCCTGGACCACCTCAGCGACGACGACGTGCAGCTGCTGCGCTACGCCGCCGCGGTCCTGGCCGCGGGCCTGCCGCTGGTCGCGTTCCTCCAGCTCGTCCGCGTCTACGGCCAGGCGATGTCGCAGATCGCCGACGCCGAGGTCCGGCTCTTCCACCTCTACGTGCACGAGCCGCTGATGCGCGAGGGCGTGCCGGGCTGGGAGATGGCGGAGGAGATGGAGGGGCTGGCGCGCGAGATCCTGCCGCTGGCCTCGCCGATCATGGACCACGCCCACAACCGGTTCCTGCAGCACTACGTCGAGCAGGACGTCATCGGCCACATGGAGGCCGACCTCGGCGACGGGGGCGGGCGGGACTGGGTCCTCGGCCGCCTGCGCGTGGCGATCGCGTTCGCCGACCTGGCCGGCTACACGCGGCTGACCGAGGAGGTCGGCGACGAGGAGGCGCTGAGCGCCGTCGAGCGGTTCGTCGAGCAGGTCGAGCTGTCGCTGCCCGACGACGCGCGCATCATCAAGACGATCGGCGACGAGGTGATGGTTGTCGGGTCCGACGCGGGCGCGCTCCTGGACTGGGCGGTGCGCTTCCAGGAGGACGTCGCCGCGTGGCCGCTGCCGCGAATCGGGATCCACTACGGCGAGACGCTCTACCGCGACGGCGACTACTACGGGCGCGAGGTCAACCAGGCCTCGCGCGTCGCGGCCCGGGCGGGCGGGGGCGAGGTCCTGGCGACGCAGCCGGTCATCGACCAGGCGCGCCCGGGGCTCGAGCTCCAGCGCATCGGCGCGGTGCGCCTAAAGGGCTTCACCGAGGCGACAGAGCTGTTCCTCGCGCGATCCGGCGACCGGCGCGGCAAGGGCCGGCGGGGCTGA
- a CDS encoding lysophospholipid acyltransferase family protein, with translation MIGPLRLIGDLGRALDVVGRRLRGDYDEDEWGFDPSFAAAAEPLLSFLYERWWRVTATGTEHVPREGRALLVANHAGVLPWDAAMMATALHRAGLDGGGGRVRFLVLDWAFGLPWASVAIRRNGGVPASPYNALRLLEQDHLVMVFPEGAKGVGKPWSERYRLQRFGRGGFVEIALRTGAPIVPCAVVGSEEIYPKLGEIPGVAKLLGAPYMPITPTFPLLGPFGAIPLPSRWRIAFGAPIALGGLGPDDADDRATVLEVAEEVRHRIQGMVYDNLIERQGAFR, from the coding sequence ATGATCGGGCCGCTGCGCCTGATCGGCGACCTCGGCCGCGCGCTCGACGTCGTCGGTCGCCGCCTGCGCGGCGACTACGACGAGGACGAGTGGGGCTTCGACCCGTCCTTCGCCGCCGCGGCCGAGCCGTTGTTGTCGTTCTTGTACGAGCGCTGGTGGCGCGTGACCGCCACGGGCACGGAGCACGTCCCGCGCGAGGGCCGTGCGTTGTTGGTGGCCAACCACGCCGGCGTCCTGCCGTGGGACGCCGCGATGATGGCGACCGCGCTGCACCGCGCCGGCCTCGACGGCGGGGGTGGGCGGGTCCGCTTCCTCGTCCTGGACTGGGCCTTCGGCCTGCCGTGGGCGTCGGTCGCGATCCGCCGCAACGGCGGCGTCCCGGCCAGCCCGTACAACGCGCTGCGCCTGCTGGAGCAGGACCACCTGGTGATGGTCTTCCCCGAGGGCGCCAAGGGCGTCGGCAAGCCGTGGTCGGAGCGCTACCGGCTGCAGCGCTTCGGGCGCGGCGGGTTCGTCGAGATCGCGCTGCGCACCGGCGCGCCGATCGTCCCCTGCGCGGTCGTCGGCAGCGAGGAGATCTACCCGAAGCTGGGCGAGATCCCCGGCGTGGCGAAGCTGCTCGGCGCGCCGTACATGCCGATCACGCCGACGTTCCCGCTGCTCGGGCCGTTCGGCGCGATCCCGCTGCCGTCGCGCTGGCGGATCGCGTTCGGCGCGCCGATCGCCCTCGGCGGCCTCGGGCCCGACGACGCCGACGACCGCGCCACCGTGCTCGAAGTCGCCGAGGAGGTCCGCCACCGCATTCAGGGCATGGTGTACGACAACCTCATCGAGCGTCAGGGAGCGTTCAGATGA
- the ftsH gene encoding ATP-dependent zinc metalloprotease FtsH, translating into MSRFFKSAAFPILIVVVLAFFAQKLISTGDQKAPPTYGQFIGDLQQKGVIKSVDLRTKDNVVAVTQTDGKKYETGFTDQGSADLNKQLEAAKSEGNIQNYDIEPRKSSALLGLLTYVLPFVIFIAFWIFLMNQVQGGGSKVMSFGKSRAKRMSVDSPKITFRDVAGVDEAVEELHEIKEFLENPKKFQALGARIPKGVLLYGPPGTGKTLLARAVAGEAGVPFFSISGSDFVEMFVGVGASRVRDLFEQAKQNSPCIIFMDEIDAVGRHRGAGLGGGHDEREQTLNQLLVEMDGFEMKDNIILIAATNRPDILDPALLRPGRFDRQIVVDRPDRKGRAKILEVHTRGKPLAKEIHIDDLAGQTPGFTGADLSNLVNEAALLAARNGKREITQTELEEGIMRVIAGPEKKTRVMGEKERLITAYHEMGHAIVGHFLEHSDPVHKISIISRGQALGYTISMPQEDKFLTTRAELQDTMAMTLGGRAAEEIVFQEITTGASNDLEKVTATAKQMVMRFGMSERLGPRVFGHDHGQPFLGREFSSEPDYSDEIAREIDDEIRRIVEGAHQRAKDILGEHRESLTVISEILLKRETIEKEEFVALLDGKSEEETFGPDEVVDEQLPPGNAPADRAGREAPRPLPRPGLAGGGVEARGLDAPERPNLA; encoded by the coding sequence ATGAGCAGGTTCTTCAAGAGCGCCGCCTTCCCCATCCTGATCGTGGTGGTGCTGGCCTTCTTCGCGCAGAAGCTGATCTCCACGGGCGACCAGAAGGCCCCGCCCACGTACGGTCAGTTCATCGGCGACCTCCAGCAGAAGGGCGTCATCAAGTCGGTCGACCTGCGGACCAAGGACAACGTGGTCGCGGTCACGCAGACCGACGGCAAGAAGTACGAGACCGGCTTCACCGACCAGGGCTCCGCCGACCTCAACAAGCAGCTCGAGGCCGCGAAGTCCGAGGGCAACATCCAGAACTACGACATCGAGCCGCGGAAGTCGTCCGCGCTCCTGGGGCTGTTGACGTACGTCCTGCCCTTCGTGATCTTCATCGCGTTCTGGATCTTCCTGATGAACCAGGTCCAAGGCGGCGGGTCGAAGGTGATGTCCTTCGGCAAGTCGCGGGCCAAGCGCATGTCGGTGGACTCGCCGAAGATCACGTTCCGCGACGTCGCGGGCGTGGACGAGGCGGTCGAGGAGCTCCACGAGATCAAGGAGTTCCTGGAGAACCCGAAGAAGTTCCAGGCGTTGGGGGCGCGGATCCCCAAGGGCGTGCTCCTGTACGGGCCTCCGGGCACCGGCAAGACGCTGCTGGCGCGCGCGGTCGCCGGCGAGGCGGGCGTGCCGTTCTTCTCGATCTCCGGCTCGGACTTCGTCGAGATGTTCGTCGGCGTGGGCGCGTCGCGCGTCCGTGACCTGTTCGAGCAGGCCAAGCAGAACTCCCCGTGCATCATCTTCATGGACGAGATCGACGCGGTGGGCCGCCACCGCGGCGCCGGCCTCGGCGGTGGGCACGACGAGCGCGAGCAGACGCTGAACCAGCTCCTGGTCGAGATGGACGGCTTCGAGATGAAGGACAACATCATCTTGATCGCCGCCACGAACCGCCCGGACATCCTGGACCCGGCGCTGCTGCGTCCGGGCCGCTTCGACCGCCAGATCGTCGTGGACCGCCCGGACCGCAAGGGCCGCGCGAAGATCCTCGAGGTCCACACGCGCGGCAAGCCGCTGGCCAAGGAGATCCACATCGACGATCTCGCCGGCCAGACCCCGGGCTTCACCGGCGCGGACCTGAGCAACCTCGTCAACGAGGCGGCGCTGCTGGCGGCGCGCAACGGCAAGCGCGAGATCACGCAGACCGAGCTCGAAGAGGGGATCATGCGCGTGATCGCGGGTCCCGAGAAGAAGACCCGCGTGATGGGTGAGAAGGAGCGCCTGATCACCGCGTACCACGAGATGGGGCACGCGATCGTCGGGCACTTCCTCGAGCACTCCGACCCGGTGCACAAGATCTCGATCATCTCCCGCGGCCAGGCCCTCGGGTACACGATCTCGATGCCGCAGGAGGACAAGTTCCTCACGACGCGCGCCGAGCTGCAGGACACGATGGCGATGACGCTCGGCGGCCGCGCCGCGGAGGAGATCGTCTTCCAGGAGATCACGACCGGCGCGTCCAACGACCTCGAGAAGGTCACCGCGACGGCCAAGCAGATGGTCATGCGCTTCGGCATGTCCGAGCGCCTCGGTCCCCGCGTCTTCGGCCACGACCACGGTCAGCCGTTCCTCGGCCGCGAGTTCTCGTCCGAGCCGGACTACAGCGACGAGATCGCGCGGGAGATCGACGACGAGATCCGTCGCATCGTCGAGGGCGCGCACCAGCGCGCGAAGGACATCCTGGGCGAGCACCGCGAGTCGCTGACGGTCATCTCCGAGATCCTCCTCAAGCGGGAGACGATCGAGAAGGAGGAGTTCGTCGCCCTGCTCGACGGCAAGTCCGAGGAGGAGACCTTCGGTCCCGACGAGGTCGTCGACGAGCAGCTGCCTCCGGGCAACGCACCGGCCGACCGCGCCGGCCGCGAGGCCCCACGCCCGCTCCCACGCCCCGGCCTGGCCGGCGGCGGCGTCGAAGCCCGCGGGCTCGACGCGCCGGAACGGCCGAACCTGGCTTAG